Proteins encoded in a region of the Rhodococcus sp. SBT000017 genome:
- the istB gene encoding IS21-like element helper ATPase IstB — protein sequence MSETPKGGAAADRLPAPNTAEAASLYQRLRGHLGVLKLADAAEALPAVLDQAAAEELSMTAALERLLSIEVAATEARRLAGRLRFACLPTPASLEDFDFDNAAGVDKKLIDELATCRYLETATNVLLIGPPGVGKTHLSVGLARAAAHAGYRTYFTTAADLAARCHRAAIEGRWATTMRFYAGPTLLVIDELGYLPLPGEAASALFQVVSQRYMKTSIVITSNRGVGSWGTVLGDDTVAAAMLDRLLHRSVVLDMSGDSYRLRDHNARSEKLRKAVTGTRQPLQ from the coding sequence ATGAGTGAAACACCGAAAGGAGGTGCCGCTGCCGATCGACTTCCCGCACCGAACACCGCGGAAGCAGCGAGCCTTTACCAACGTTTGCGTGGCCATCTCGGGGTCCTCAAACTCGCCGACGCCGCCGAAGCACTGCCGGCGGTCCTCGACCAGGCCGCGGCGGAGGAGCTGTCGATGACGGCGGCGCTGGAGCGGTTGCTCTCGATCGAGGTTGCTGCCACCGAAGCGCGGCGGTTGGCAGGCAGGTTGCGGTTCGCGTGCCTGCCGACCCCGGCATCGCTCGAGGACTTCGATTTCGACAACGCCGCCGGGGTCGACAAGAAGCTGATCGACGAGCTCGCGACCTGCAGATATTTGGAGACCGCTACCAATGTGCTGCTCATCGGCCCGCCGGGGGTCGGGAAGACGCATCTGTCGGTCGGGTTGGCGCGGGCTGCTGCGCATGCCGGGTATCGGACGTATTTCACCACCGCCGCCGATCTCGCCGCTCGATGTCACCGGGCTGCGATCGAAGGCAGATGGGCGACGACGATGCGGTTCTACGCCGGGCCGACACTGTTGGTGATCGACGAACTCGGGTATCTTCCGTTGCCGGGAGAGGCGGCTTCGGCGTTGTTTCAGGTTGTCTCGCAACGGTATATGAAGACATCGATCGTGATCACCAGCAATCGTGGTGTCGGATCGTGGGGAACGGTTCTCGGTGACGACACCGTCGCAGCAGCCATGCTCGACCGTCTCCTGCATCGATCGGTAGTCCTCGATATGTCCGGTGATTCCTACCGGCTCCGCGATCACAACGCACGATCGGAGAAGCTCCGCAAAGCCGTCACCGGGACCCGTCAACCGCTACAGTGA